From the Cucurbita pepo subsp. pepo cultivar mu-cu-16 chromosome LG05, ASM280686v2, whole genome shotgun sequence genome, one window contains:
- the LOC111795875 gene encoding uncharacterized protein LOC111795875 — protein MGWKAAEKLIRHWKILRGDNVMIIRGKDKGETGVIKRVIRTQNRVIVEGKNLVKKHIKQGQGHEGGIFTVEAPLHVSNVQVVDPATGKPCKVGVRYLEDGSKVRVSRGIGASGSIIPRPEILKIRTTPRPTVAGPKDTPMDVVLEKSYDAKTGKGMPDL, from the exons ATGGGTTGGAAGGCTGCTGAAAAGCTTATTAGGCACTGGAAAATTCTTAGAGGAGATAAT GTGATGATCATTAGAGGCAAGGATAAAGGAGAAACTGGTGTTATTAAGCGTGTCATTCGCACTCAAAATCGGGTTATTGTTGAGGGTAAAAACCTG GTGAAGAAACATATTAAACAAGGACAAGGTCATGAAGGTGGAATCTTTACGGTTGAAGCTCCTCTCCATGTATCCAATGTTCAAGTTGTTGATCCAGCAACAGG GAAGCCTTGTAAGGTTGGTGTTAGATATCTTGAAGATGGTTCTAAAGTACGAGTTTCAAGAGGAATTGGAGCCTCAGGATCTATAATCCCTCGTCCAGAAATCTTAAAGATAAGGACTACTCCCAGACCTACAGTTG CTGGTCCTAAGGATACTCCAATGGATGTGGTACTGGAGAAAAGTTATGATGCTAAAACCGGGAAGGGCATGCCTGACCTTTAA
- the LOC111796205 gene encoding non-specific lipid-transfer protein-like protein At2g13820, with protein MRIFLRNQPPKKLKQTQQMGIESALFLLLVAFGMSHESVAQSAGCTTALISLSPCLTYITGSGGSSTSTAPSSSCCSRLATVVQSQPQCLCSALNGGAAVSLGVTINRTRALGLPAACSVQTPPPSRCDDANGAAAAPAISPISSPGSSPSDDEELGEAPTTRETTFPSEVDSKYAPNNRRNPESGGRSLIKTPFYDLTVVGLLLTALL; from the exons ATGCGTATCTTTCTTCGGAATCAACCCCcaaaaaagttaaaacaaacGCAACAAATGGGCATTGAATCAGCCCTTTTCCTACTCCTTGTGGCTTTCGGTATGAGCCATGAGAGCGTGGCCCAGTCAGCTGGTTGCACCACGGCGTTGATAAGCTTATCTCCATGCCTAACTTATATCACAGGCAGCGGAGGCTCTTCCACTTCCACtgctccatcttcttcttgctGCTCGCGCCTTGCCACCGTGGTTCAATCGCAGCCACAGTGCCTTTGCTCGGCGCTCAATGGTGGCGCGGCGGTTTCTCTCGGTGTCACTATCAACCGGACTCGAGCTCTTGGGCTTCCTGCTGCCTGTAGTGTTCAAACGCCGCCACCCAGCCGCTGTGATG ATGCTAATGGAGCTGCTGCTGCTCCAGCAATATCTCCGATAAGTTCGCCGGGGAGTTCACCTTCAGATGACGAAGAACTTGGTGAAGCTCCAACAACACGGGAGACTACTTTTCCTTCGGAAGTAGACTCCAAATATGCTCCAAACAACAGGAGGAATCCCGAGAGCGGCGGCCGGAGCTTAATCAAAACGCCCTTTTATGATCTCACTGTTGTCGGCCTACTTCTGACAGCTCTGTTATAA
- the LOC111795824 gene encoding protein NETWORKED 1D-like, whose amino-acid sequence METPSAADSKRSYSWWWDSHISPKTSKWLQENLSDMDEKIKQMIKLIEEDADSFAKRAEMYYKKRPELMKLVEDFYRAYRALAERYDHVTVVFHQAHRTMAEAFPNHISILLPDDSPAASDANFRTPQKSTSSDLDAVEPDDLDLPSFHVGLGERNQVSSKGSNLMTREKWLKHLNELFNSGAVKNLSKFEDGTPRKGLNFHDLDPKEENIQNNGSHDVKKQVYVECERRVDRAETEILSLKNCLAKLEAEKDAGLLQYNGSLQRLSKLEFEVCRTQEDSRSLNERAGKAETEVLALKESLAKIESERESSLLRYQQCLDKLCTLQDSIMCVQKNVESSERASKAEIEVERLKWEISRVESQREAALAQYRESSDIILNLEERVVHAEEDARRYKVQADEAQTEVLTIREALTQLVEETKAAGLRHHLCTEKIAALEHQICNAQEELGRLQDEKANGVAKLNGANERCLHLQKSNQILQSEMDSMVQKIGSQSVELIEKQKELGRLWGCIQEERSRYAENETAFRRLQEQHSKSQEEISSMAEDSQIQVQILKEMETRNQVLEDEVQKIEEEKRILKNLNLSSELSINCLRDEMSNMSTNMEKLEASLEFQLNQKNALEIQILCLKEELSELKEKNLMMLQQIESVGFAPESFGSSVKELYVEKSKMIEKIEVEKRENSALLEKLKVMEEQCHQNSLLENTISDLHIELESQRMQVQVLEECCQLLLGEKTTLGSEKTVLSSRLQMVTDNLERLLEKNTLLESSLSDANLERKQLAENLEKLHCLNNDLEDKVGLLEGNLEDVQLKNLHLRKSLERSEHEFLEAEQILIMIQNEKSELHKRMEELTIMSEEAKAIIKEKENIIVKLSGDNKHLSNEIASLRELNCTLDMELGKKQEDVKRHKCRGKRLRGELVKKRMEVEICETQAAQLFAELQISTVHELLFKGKLLELDEAYANLESRSNYRDVKTESQRERTNNMTDLNGELGFHLTKYTSAVTLLNDSVTFLENHTRLNRKTHKYVKQDVKDMDSVNHPHSECYQQKYHELIATLHNGCFELKDLHRRIQAVEMGVIEKVKLETLENLNSTRKQETLMKRVDEATCGNSWVRDNEQTRPTTPRREIELGNELQRSKTKVLEVSGEILTKDIILDQIAKCCEGPEKREENLGAYNQMVELWEATDEDGGIDLMVCKSPNMAASSTNYNRFVVVKEQNKRRSTDSLVEKEVGVDILETSSRLSVPLHKRKERKLLERLDSDMQKLTNLQITVQDLMRIVLSKQSRGNDAAEYDTMKEQLQEVEAAVMKLFNANCKLMKNVQDGTLSSDGASTIVSDETGNVRKRIISAQARRGSKKIGQLQLEVQRLQFLLLKQDEDKGNKSRSRIIERPKIRLQDYLYGSIRSKNKQKKGAFCGCMHATMSPSPTTGEWSYSTSLVGNQHSLHN is encoded by the exons ATGGAGACCCCCTCAGCTGCAGATTCCAAGCGTTCGTATTCTTGGTGGTGGGATAGCCACATTAGCCCCAAGACCTCTAAATGGCTTCAAGAAAATCTTTCAG ACATGGATGAAAAAATCAAACAGATGATCAAGCTTATTGAAGAAGATGCAGATTCGTTTGCAAAGAGGGCTGAGATGTATTATAAAAAGCGTCCGGAGCTTATGAAATTAGTCGAAGACTTCTACCGAGCATACCGAGCATTGGCGGAACGATACGATCACGTAACAGTAGTATTTCACCAGGCTCATCGAACAATGGCTGAAGCTTTTCCTAATCACATATCCATTCTTCTCCCTGATGACAGTCCTGCTGCTTCTGATGCTAATTTTCGTACACCTCAGAAATCCACCTCCTCTGATTTGGATGCTGTGGAACCAGATGATTTGGACTTACCATCGTTTCATGTTGGCCTTGGGGAAAGAAATCAAGTTTCCAGCAAAGGCTCCAATTTGATGACAAGGGAGAAGTGGTTGAAGCATCTTAATGAATTGTTTAATTCAGGAGCAGTCAAGAACCTTTCGAAGTTTGAAGATGGGACGCCTAGAAAAGGTCTCAATTTTCATGATCTGGATCCCAAAGAAGAGAACATACAAAATAATGGCAGCCATGATGTTAAGAAACAAGTATACGTTGAGTGtgaaaggagggtggacagaGCTGAGACTGAAATCTTATCCTTAAAGAATTGTCTTGCTAAATTAGAAGCTGAAAAGGATGCAGGTTTACTTCAGTATAATGGCAGCCTACAGAGGTTGTCCAAATTAGAATTCGAAGTCTGTCGTACGCAAGAGGATTCGAGGAGTTTAAATGAACGAGCTGGTAAGGCCGAGACTGAGGTTTTGGCTTTGAAAGAGTCCCTTGCGAAGAtagagagtgaaagagaaagcaGTCTTTTAAGATACCAGCAATGTTTAGATAAGTTATGTACTCTACAAGACagcattatgtgtgttcaaAAGAATGTAGAAAGCAGCGAGAGAGCAAGTAAAGCAGAAATTGAAGTTGAAAGACTAAAGTGGGAAATTTCAAGAGTTGAGTCTCAAAGAGAAGCTGCCCTTGCCCAATACAGGGAGTCCTCTGATATAATTTTAAACCTAGAGGAAAGAGTAGTGCATGCAGAAGAGGATGCCAGGAGGTACAAGGTGCAAGCTGATGAAGCTCAAACTGAAGTCTTAACTATTAGGGAAGCGCTCACACAATTAGTTGAAGAAACTAAAGCTGCTGGTCTCAGGCATCATCTTTGCACAGAGAAGATTGCTGCTCTGGAGCATCAAATCTGTAATGCCCAAGAGGAGCTAGGAAGGCTACAGGATGAAAAGGCTAATGGGGTTGCAAAGTTGAACGGTGCAAATGAAAGGTGCCTTCATTTACAGAAATCAAACCAAATTCTTCAATCTGAGATGGACTCTATGGTGCAGAAGATAGGCTCACAAAGTGTAGAATTAATAGAGAAGCAGAAGGAATTAGGAAGGCTTTGGGGTTGTATACAGGAAGAGCGTTCGAGATATGCAGAGAATGAAACGGCTTTCAGAAGATTACAAGAACAGCATTCTAAATCTCAGGAAGAAATCAGTTCAATGGCTGAAGATAGCCAGATTCAGGTTCAAATCTTGAAGGAGATGGAAACTCGAAATCAGGTTCTAGAGGATGAAGTACAGAAGATTGAGGAGGAAAAAAGGATCCTGAAGAACCTTAACTTGTCTTCAGAGTTGTCTATAAACTGTTTGAGGGATGAGATGTCAAATATGTCTACAAATATGGAAAAGCTAGAAGCAAGTCTTGAGTTTCAACTGAACCAGAAGAATGCtcttgagattcaaattttatgcCTAAAAGAAGAGCTTAGTGAACTCAAAGAGAAGAATTTGATGATGTTGCAGCAGATCGAGTCTGTTGGTTTTGCTCCTGAGAGCTTTGGATCATCCGTGAAAGAACTATATGTTGAGAAGTCAAAGATGATAGAAAAAATTGAGGtggaaaagagagaaaattcagcTCTTTTGGAGAAATTGAAAGTCATGGAAGAACAGTGCCACCAAAATTCTCTTCTAGAGAATACTATCTCAGATTTACATATTGAATTAGAAAGCCAACGAATGCAGGTACAGGTATTGGAAGAATGCTGTCAACTTCTCTTAGGAGAGAAAACCACTCTTGGGTCTGAGAAGACCGTCCTGTCTTCTCGGTTGCAGATGGTAACCGATAACTTAGAGAGACTGTTGGAGAAAAACACCCTTCTAGAGAGTTCACTTTCTGATGCAAACCTTGAACGAAAACAACTTGCTGAAAATCTGGAAAAGCTTCACTGCTTGAATAATGATCTTGAAGACAAAGTTGGATTACTGGAAGGCAATCTGGAAGATGTACAATTGAAAAACTTGCATCTCAGGAAGTCATTAGAGAGGTCAGAGCATGAGTTTTTGGAAGCTGAACAGATTCTGATCATGATACAGAATGAGAAGTCAGAGTTGCATAAGAGGATGGAGGAACTTACCATTATGAGTGAAGAGGCTAAAGCGATcataaaagagaaagagaacatAATTGTAAAACTATCTGGTGATAACAAACATCTATCCAATGAGATAGCATCTCTGCGGGAACTAAACTGTACTTTGGACATGGAACTTGGAAAAAAGCAAGAAGATGTCAAGCGGCATAAGTGTAGGGGGAAACGGTTGAGGGGCGAGCTAGTGAAGAAGAGAATGGAGGTTGAGATATGTGAGACTCAGGCTGCTCAACTGTTTGCTGAGCTCCAAATCTCAACTGTTCATGAACTATTATTCAAGGGAAAGCTTCTTGAGCTTGACGAAGCATACGCGAACCTCGAAAGTAGAAGTAATTACAGAGATGTGAAGACCGAGagtcagagagagagaactaACAACATGACCGATCTAAATGGTGAACTAGGATTTCATTTGACCAAATATACATCAGCAGTCACATTGTTGAACGATTCTGTAACCTTTCTGGAGAATCATACTCGTCTGAACAGAAAAACTCACAAATATGTGAAACAAGACGTGAAG GATATGGATTCAGTAAATCACCCGCATTCTGAATGTTACCAGCAAAAATATCACGAGCTGATTGCAACACTGCACAATGGATGTTTTGAATTGAAGGATTTACATAGAAGAATCCAGGCTGTGGAAATGGGTGTGATAGAAAAAGTGAAACTTGAGACTCTGGAAAACTTGAATTCTACTAGAAAACAAGAGACATTAATGAAAAGGGTTGATGAAGCGACGTGTGGAAATAGTTGGGTGAGAGATAATGAGCAGACAAGGCCAACTACTCCAAGAAGAGAAATTGAACTTGGAAATGAATTGCAGAGGTCGAAGACAAAAGTGTTAGAAGTTAGTGGTGAAATATTGACGAAGGACATCATTCTTGATCAAATAGCCAAGTGTTGTGAGGGGCCtgaaaagagagaagagaattTAGGTGCTTACAACCAGATGGTAGAGTTATGGGAGGCAACTGATGAGGATGGCGGCATTGATCTTATGGTTTGCAAATCCCCCAACATGGCCGCTTCCTCAACTAACTATAACAGATTTGTAGTAGTCAAGGAACAGAATAAGCGTCGCTCTACTGATTCATTGGTCGAGAAAGAGGTTGGAGTGGACATATTAGAGACCTCAAGTAGATTGTCAGTTCCCCTCCACAAACGAAAAGAGAGGAAGCTTCTTGAAAGACTTGATTCTGACATGCAGAAATTGACAAACCTCCAAATAACTGTTCAAGATTTAATGCGGATTGTGCTTTCAAAGCAGAGTAGAGGCAATGATGCTGCGGAGTATGACACCATGAAAGAGCAACTCCAAGAAGTGGAGGCTGCTGTTATGAAGCTGTTTAATGCAAATTGCAAACTGATGAAGAATGTACAAGATGGTACCCTGTCCTCTGATGGAGCATCCACCATTGTATCTGATGAAACTGGAAATGTCCGCAAAAGAATAATTTCAGCACAAGCGAGAAGAGGGTCCAAAAAAATTGGGCAGCTACAACTCGAGGTGCAGAGATTACAGTTTCTGCTACTGAAACAAGATGAAGATAAAGGAAACAAGAGTAGGAGCAGGATCATTGAACGACCCAAAATTCGGTTGCAGGATTATCTTTATGGTAGCATTAGAAGCAAGAATAAGCAGAAGAAAGGTGCATTCTGCGGATGCATGCACGCCACCATGTCTCCAAGTCCGACAACAGGTGAATGGAGCTATTCAACTTCGTTGGTAGGTAATCAGCATAGTTTACATAACTGA
- the LOC111794780 gene encoding VAN3-binding protein, which yields MDDSYSLKPCRTHLPESPRAPMEFLSRSWSASALEVSKALAPPPPSMPMPMPMHLPSKSASGSSCTTSSIPEDVSGELEEFPIHHGNGNHFSFSSTATSQLVLDRIMSQSVREEVSPLTSGRLSHSSGPLNGGSLTETDSPPVSPSEEFDDVVKFFRANHSIQPFFTNARASAGNVGGPAGGASKTVGRWLKDRKEKKKEENRAHNAQLHAAVSVAAVAAAVAAIAAFQAASSSSKKNEQSAKTDMAVASAATLVAAQCVEAAEAMGAERDHLASVISSAVNVRSHDDISTLTAAAATALRGAATLKARALKEVWNISSVLPVDKGAATKGNMQHTNGGHNQEAEPHQPENFHFAHTQDLLARGTELLKRTRKGDLHWKIVCVYIHRSGQVMLKMKSKHVAGTLTKKKKNVVVGVCKDVAAWPGRHLFEGGEKRRYFGLKTEMRGIVEFECRSQREYDQWTQGVARLLSMVADSKSRY from the exons ATGGACGATTCTTACTCCTTGAAACCCTGTAGAACTCACTTACCAGAAAGCCCAAGAGCTCCGATGGAGTTCCTCTCTCGCTCATGGAGTGCCTCAGCCCTCGAAGTCTCCAAGGCTCTGGCACCCCCTCCTCCTTCAATGCCTATGCCCATGCCTATGCATTTACCTTCAAAATCCGCCAGTGGGTCTTCCTGTACTACGTCGTCTATTCCCGAAGACGTCTCCGGCGAGTTGGAGGAGTTCCCTATTCATCATGGGAACGGAAACcacttctctttttcttctaccGCCACGTCTCAGCTGGTGCTTGATCGCATAATGTCACAATCCGTCAGAGAG GAGGTGTCGCCGTTGACGTCCGGGAGGCTTTCACACAGCAGTGGGCCTTTGAACGGCGGGTCTTTGACGGAAACAGACAGCCCGCCGGTGTCGCCTTCGGAGGAATTCGACGACGTCGTTAAG TTCTTTCGAGCAAATCACAGCATTCAGCCCTTTTTCACTAACGCCCGTGCAAGTGCCGGAAATGTCGGTGGACCAGCCGGCGGAGCATCGAAGACGGTGGGCAGGTGGCTGAAGGacagaaaagagaagaaaaaagaagagaacagAGCCCACAATGCCCAACTCCACGCCGCTGTTTCGGTTGCTGCAGTGGCAGCTGCGGTGGCCGCTATTGCAGCTTTCCAAGCTGCTTCTTCCTCGTCAAAGAAGAACGAGCAGTCGGCTAAGACGGATATGGCGGTGGCCTCGGCCGCTACCTTGGTCGCTGCTCAGTGTGTGGAGGCGGCGGAGGCAATGGGGGCCGAAAGAGACCACCTTGCTTCGGTCATTAGCTCTGCTGTCAACGTTAGATCTCATGATGATATCTCTACTCTTACCGCTGCGGCAGCCACAG ctctacGGGGAGCAGCAACACTCAAGGCAAGAGCACTAAAGGAAGTATGGAATATATCATCTGTGTTACCAGTGGACAAAGGAGCAGCAACGAAAGGCAACATGCAGCACACAAACGGCGGTCATAACCAAGAGGCAGAGCCTCACCAACCTGAGAACTTCCACTTCGCCCACACCCAAGATCTGCTTGCAAGAGGCACCGAGCTTCTCAAGCGCACGCGCAAAG GGGATCTTCACTGGAAAATAGTGTGTGTTTACATTCACCGCAGTGGGCAGGTGATGCTGAAGATGAAGAGCAAACACGTTGCAGGAACACTgaccaaaaagaagaaga ACGTGGTGGTGGGCGTATGCAAGGACGTGGCAGCATGGCCAGGACGACACTTGTTCGAGGGCGGAGAGAAGCGGCGTTACTTTGGGTTGAAGACAGAAATGCGAGGCATAGTTGAGTTCGAGTGCAGGAGCCAGAGAGAGTACGATCAGTGGACACAAGGTGTTGCAAGGCTCCTTTCCATGGTAGCTGATTCAAAGAGCAGATATTAG
- the LOC111795785 gene encoding type I inositol polyphosphate 5-phosphatase 4-like, giving the protein MRDGNSKKSKLSWTKTLFRKWLNIKGKSEDFEADDSVCGSHEKWRNSHPEEACATKKSRTEGSSRRSFEGILQRSFEFDAPQTDDTSNYRIFVATWNVAGKSPPNHLSLDDWLPSSTPADVYVLGFQEIVPLNAGNVLGTEDNGPAKKWLALIRKTLNTLPGTGDGARYHASSPLHDLFTNMDADFDVSTKQKALPFFHRPSFQSSSHSMRMDNNISTQKTQFDRRFSDFDQVMFGHRPSDYDPHCRWGSSDEEIEQGDSPFVSHYSPISHCGSFSIDDRDRQAGRSKYCLVASKQMVGIFLTVWVKSDLRDNVRNLRISCVGRGLMGYLGNKGAISISMSLHQTSFCFICSHLSSGQKEGDEHRRNADVMEILKKTRFPRISGMEDELSPQTVLEHDRIIWLGDLNYRIALSYLSAKALVEMHNWKALLENDQLRIEQRCGRVFEGWKEGKICFPPTYKYSYNSDRYSGDARYPKEKRRTPAWCDRILWYGRGLNQLSYVRGESRFSDHRPVCSVFLAEVESLTPSWIKKGLNYSSTKIEAEELLPKHEWLFGT; this is encoded by the exons ATGAGAGatggaaattcaaagaaaagcaAG CTTTCATGGACCAAGACATTATTCAGGAAGTGGCTGAATATCAAGGGTAAATCAGAAGATTTCGAGGCAGACGATAGTGTTTGCG GTAGCCATGAAAAATGGAGGAACAGCCATCCGGAGGAGGCATGCGCCACCAAGAAAAGTCGAACAG AGGGATCAAGCAGGAGGAGTTTTGAAGGAATCCTCCAACgtagttttgaatttgatgctCCACAGACCGACGACACGAGCAATTACAG AATATTTGTAGCAACTTGGAACGTTGCTGGAAAATCTCCTCCAAATCATTTAAGTCTGGATGATTGGCTTCCGAGCTCAACTCCTGCAGATGTATACGTTCTTGG TTTTCAGGAAATTGTTCCTCTAAATGCTGGCAATGTGTTGGGAACAGAAGACAACGGCCCAGCTAAAAAATGGCTTGCTCTTATTAGAAAGACTCTGAATACTCTTCCTGGCACTGGTGATGGTGCTCGTTATCACGCATCTTCCCCGCTCCATGATTTATTCACCAATATGGATGCCGATTTTGATGTTTCAACAAAGCAGAAGGCTTTGCCGTTCTTCCATCGACCCTCATTTCAGTCCTCCAGTCATAGCATGAGAATGGACAATAACATTTCAACACAAAAAACCCAATTTGATCGACGATTTAGCGATTTTGATCAGGTTATGTTTGGGCATAGGCCAAGTGATTATGATCCACATTGCAGGTGGGGTTCATCTGATGAAGAGATTGAACAGGGTGACTCTCCATTTGTCTCCCACTATTCTCCTATTTCCCACTGTGGTTCCTTCTCCATAGATGATAGGGATAGACAAGCTGGGCGCTCAAAGTATTGTTTAGTTGCCAGTAAACAAATGGTCGGTATATTTCTTACTGTGTGGGTGAAAAGCGATCTCAGGGACAACGTCCGAAACTTGAGAATTTCTTGTGTAGGGAGAGGATTGATGGGGTATCTTGGAAATAAG GGAGCAATCTCAATTAGCATGTCATTACACCAAACAAGCTTCTGCTTCATTTGTAGTCACTTATCCTCCGGGCAGAAGGAGGGCGATGAGCATAGGAGGAATGCTGACGTTATGGAGATACTGAAGAAAACTAGGTTCCCCAGAATTAGTGGCATGGAAGATGAGCTCTCCCCTCAAACAGTTCTTGAGCATGA TCGGATTATCTGGCTGGGTGATTTGAATTATAGGATTGCCTTGTCTTATTTGTCTGCAAAAGCTCTTGTCGAGATGCATAACTGGAAAGCACTGCTGGAAAATGATCAG CTGAGGATAGAACAAAGATGTGGACGCGTCTTTGAAGGAtggaaagaagggaaaatcTGCTTCCCCCCGACCTACAAGTATTCCTATAACTCAGATAGATACTCGGGAGATGCTAGGTACCCAAAAGAGAAGCGTAGGACTCCTGCTTG gtgCGATCGAATACTGTGGTACGGTAGGGGTCTGAATCAATTGTCTTATGTTCGTGGAGAGTCGAGATTCTCAGACCATAGACCAGTTTGCAGTGTGTTTTTGGCTGAGGTCGAGTCCCTAACTCCTAGCTGGATAAAGAAGGGTCTAAATTATTCCAGTACCAAGATTGAAGCTGAAGAGCTATTGCCAAAACACGAATGGTTATTCGGGACATAA